A genomic stretch from Anser cygnoides isolate HZ-2024a breed goose chromosome 30, Taihu_goose_T2T_genome, whole genome shotgun sequence includes:
- the LOC136787658 gene encoding olfactory receptor 14C36-like, which translates to MSNSSSITEFLLLAFADTRELQLLHFGLFLDIYLAAFLGNGLILTAVACDHHLHTPMYFFLLNLALLDLGCISTTLPKAMANALWDTRAISYPGCVAQVFLFAFLVGAEYCLPTIMSYDCYVAICKPLHYGSLVGSRACAQMAAAAWGSGFLNAVLHTATTFSLPLCQGNAVDQFFCEIPQILKLSCSDAYLREVGALVFSVSLLFGSFVFIVLSYVQIFRAVLRIPSEQGRHKAFSTCLPHLAVVSLFVSTAIFAYLKPPSISSSSLDLVVSFLYSVVPPAVNPLIYSMRNQELKNALIKTVFIHAS; encoded by the coding sequence atgtccaacagcagctccatcaccgagttcctcctgctggcattcgcagacacgcgcgagctgcagctcctgcacttcgggctcttcctggacatctacctggctgccttcctgggcaatggcctcatcctcaccgccgtagcctgcgaccaccacctccacacccccatgtacttcttcctcctcaacctcgccctcctcgacctgggctgcatctccaccactctccccaaagccatggccaatgccctctgggacaccagggccatctcctatccGGGATGTGTCGCACAGGTCTTTCTCTTTGCCTTCCTGGTAGGAGCAGAGTATTGCCTTCCCACCATCATGTCCTATGActgctacgttgccatctgcaagcccctgcactacgggagcctcgtgggcagcagagcttgtgcccagatggcagcagctgcctggggcagtggctttctcaatgctgtcctgcacacggccactaccttttccctgcccctctgccaaggcaatgctgtggaccagttcttctgtgaaatcccccagatcctcaagctctcctgctcagacgcctacctcagggaagttggggcacttgtgtttagtgtttctttattatttggtagttttgttttcattgtgctgtcgTATGttcagatcttcagggcagtgctgaggatcccctctgagcagggccggcacaaagccttttccacgtgcctccctcacctggccgtggtctccctatttgtcagcactgccatatttgcctacctgaagcccccctccatctcttcctcatccctggacctggtggtgtcaTTTttgtactcagtggtgccaccagcagtgaaccccctcatctacagcatgaggaaccaggagctcaagaatGCTTtgattaaaactgtttttatacaTGCTTCTTAA